The following proteins come from a genomic window of Aphelocoma coerulescens isolate FSJ_1873_10779 chromosome 18, UR_Acoe_1.0, whole genome shotgun sequence:
- the MILR1 gene encoding allergin-1 produces MFFLTVLLFSYPQMSQQIQKTTANGKEMLSNPKLVLVQGALNVVMKQNVTLSCLSDSASPPVRYTLFKHNQQVSALNRSDLTPALFTLTINSASDVGEYKCKAEYIISSGGKYSNSLNFTLIEPISKPVLRSPTSQAKKGQNVTLSCLSENGSLPISYLFFKGTKNISPQKTMQKREAAVIFLFIDSLSDFGTYKCKASNSFPNNTKYSNGFNFTLAEERSHSQPLIISLVLTLLLLIIGFALAIPFFIIPLYKAKKFKSTRPSTSFTSTVNAEESENEVIYTEIEPVKPEEEYINFSVIRREEEKATMRACSAVYSKVPIRDCVPGNLEDPDLTENRHTTKF; encoded by the exons atgttttttctcaCAGTTCTGCTGTTTTCCTACC cTCAAATGTCTCAGCAGATACAGAAAACTACTGCAAATGGCAAAG agATGCTGTCCAACCCCAAGCTTGTACTGGTTCAGGGGGCTTTGAACGTGGTGATGAAACAGAATGtgaccctctcctgcctctctgACTCTGCATCTCCACCTGTCAGATACACACTGTTTAAGCACAACCAGCAGGTATCTGCTTTAAACAGGTCAGACTTGACCCCCGCACTGTTCACCCTGACCATCAACTCTGCCAGTGACGTGGGGGAATACAAGTGCAAAGCTGAATACATCATCTCCAGTGGTGGAAAATACAGCAACAGCCTCAATTTCACCCTTATAG AGCCAATTTCCAAACCAGTGCTGAGGTCACCCACCTCTCAGGCAAAGAAAGGCCAGAACGTGACTCTGTCCTGTCTCTCGGAGAATGGATCTCTTCCCATCTCATATCTATTCTTCAAAGGAACAAAAAACATTTCTCCCCAAAAGACAATGCAGAAGAGGGAAGCAgctgtgatttttctgtttattgaTTCCCTTAGTGACTTCGGAACGTATAAGTGCAAAGCTAGTAACAGTTTTCCCAATAATACAAAATACAGCAATGGTTTCAACTTTACATTAGCAG AAGAGAGAAGCCATTCTCAGCCCCTGATAATTTCTCTTGTGCTAACCCTGCTACTACTCATAATAGGATTTGCTCTCGCAATCCCATTTTTCATAATTCCTTTGTATAAAGCAA AAAAATTTAAGTCTACCAGGCCCTCAACTAGCTTTACTTCAACAGTGAATGCAGAGGAGTCTGAAAATGAAGTCATATACACAGAGATAG AGCCTGTTAAACCAGAAGAAGAATACATCAACTTTTCTGTTATtagaagagaagaggaaaaag CAACCATGAGGGCATGTTCCGCAGTCTATTCAAAGGTCCCCATCAGAGACTGCGTACCAG